A single Salminus brasiliensis chromosome 20, fSalBra1.hap2, whole genome shotgun sequence DNA region contains:
- the ewsr1b gene encoding EWS RNA-binding protein 1b isoform X2, with product MASATNYSGYNQASAQQAYGSYAAAQPAQGYGQTAQGYTQPDYSSYSQPAATESAYGQTAPPAGGYAQQQYGASYGQSATPAAYGAAQSGSQGYTQPAQGYGASGYANSTATPAAQASYSTQPGYSAQPAYSGYSQQPAASAAQSYTATTQPSYSQAGYSQAQAAYQGQQAGYGGQQQAGYGAPQQAASAAYPPQANGSYGQPQPGQYNQHGTPQSYDQYSGYSQGGVSGGYPGSQQPRGGYGGAGDSAGPGRDSFDRGGMRGGPRGRGPMGRGGMGMAGDRGGFSKPGGPRDGMDHETGHQEQDDSENSTIYITGLTENATLPEMADFFKHCGPIRINRRLGQPAINIYTDRETGKPKGDATLSYEEPQCARAAVEHFDGKEFQGRRLKVSMARRKLMPGGMRGGMPMRGGPDRGGMMGRGGERGGFPPRGGPRGGMGWGGPPGANNVQKRAGDWECPNPGCGNQNFSWRTECNQCKAPKPEGMGPPEGGDRGRGGMGRGGRGMDRGPPGMGPGGMRGGWGGDGGFRGRGGMDRGGFRGGRGGPPMDRGGRRGMGPPGKMDGRDHRQERRDRPY from the exons ATGGCGTCGGCTACAA ATTACAGTGGCTACAATCAGGCCAGTGCCCAGCAAGC GTATGGCTCATATGCTGCAGCTCAGCCTGCTCAGGGATACGGGCAAACTGCACAG GGATACACTCAGCCAGACTACAGCTCATACAGCCAGCCGGCTGCTACGGAGTCTGCTTATGGCCAAACTgcaccccctgctggtggctatGCACAGCAGCAGTATGGCGCCTCTTATGGACAATCAGCTACTCCAG CTGCATATGGTGCTGCCCAGTCTGGAAGTCAAGGCTACACCCAGCCTGCTCAGGGCTACGGGGCTAGCGGCTATGCCAACTCTACTGCGACCCCTGCTGCGCAGGCCTCCTATAGCACCCAGCCCGGATACAGCGCTCAGCCTGCCTATTCCGGTTACAGCCAGCAGCCTGCTGCCTCTGCTGCGCAGAG TTACACTGCTACCACCCAGCCCTCCTACTCCCAGGCTGGCTATTCACAGGCACAAGCGGCTTACCAGGGTCAGCAGGCTGGCTATGGAGGCCAGCAGCAAGCCGGATATGGAGCACCCCAGCAGGCTGCATCTGCAGCCTACCCTCCACAGGCCAATGGCTCCTACGGTCAGCCTCAGCCTGGCCAGTACAACCAGCATGGCACCCCTCAGAGCTATGATCAGTATA GTGGGTATAGTCAGGGTGGCGTGAGTGGGGGATACCCTGGCTCTCAGCAGCCACGTGGGGGCTACGGAGGAGCAGGGGACTCTGCCGGCCCAGGCCGGGACTCCTTTGACAGGGGAGGCATGCGTGGAGGGCCACGGGGCCGTGGGCCAATGGGCCGTGGAGGAATGGG CATGGCTGGAGACAGAGGTGGCTTCAGTAAGCCTGGTG GACCCCGGGATGGAATGGATCATGAAACGG GACACCAAGAGCAGGATGACTCTGAGAACAGCACCATCTACATTACCGGACTTACTGAGAACGCAACACTGCCCGAAATGGCTGATTTCTTCAAACACTGCGGACCCATCCGG ATAAACCGTCGCTTGGGCCAACCAGCCATCAACATTTACACAGACCGAGAAACGGGCAAGCCGAAGGGAGACGCCACTCTGTCCTATGAGGAGCCTCAATGCGCCAGAGCTGCTGTGGAGCACTTTGATg GTAAGGAGTTTCAGGGCCGGAGGCTGAAGGTGTCGATGGCTCGCAGGAAGCTCATGCCAGGAGGGATGCGGGGAGGCATGCCCATGAGAGGAGGCCCTGATCGTGGCG GCATGATGGGCAGAGGGGGTGAAAGAGGAGGCTTTCCTCCCCGTGGCGGTCCCAGAGGCGGCATGGGCTGGGGTGGACCACCAGGGGCCAACAATGTGCAGAAAAGAGCAGGAGACTGGGAGTGCCCAAACCC TGGCTGcggaaaccagaatttctccTGGAGGACGGAGTGTAACCAGTGCAAAGCTCCCAAACCAGAGGGCATGGGACCCCCTGAAG GTGGCGACCGTGGCCGTGGTGGTATGGGCCGTGGTGGCCGCGGGATGGACCGTGGACCCCCTGGCATGGGCCCCGGAGGCATGCGAGGAGGCTGGGGTGGAGATGGAGGCttcagagggagaggaggaatGGACAGAGGTGGATTTAGAGGAGGCCGAGGAGGACCCCCTATGGACCGCGGAGGCAGACGGGGAATGGGCCCCCCAGGAAAGATGGATGGGAG GGATCACCGTCAGGAGCGCAGGGACAGGCCTTACTAA
- the ewsr1b gene encoding EWS RNA-binding protein 1b isoform X1, with translation MASATNYSGYNQASAQQAYGSYAAAQPAQGYGQTAQQGYTQPDYSSYSQPAATESAYGQTAPPAGGYAQQQYGASYGQSATPAAYGAAQSGSQGYTQPAQGYGASGYANSTATPAAQASYSTQPGYSAQPAYSGYSQQPAASAAQSYTATTQPSYSQAGYSQAQAAYQGQQAGYGGQQQAGYGAPQQAASAAYPPQANGSYGQPQPGQYNQHGTPQSYDQYSGYSQGGVSGGYPGSQQPRGGYGGAGDSAGPGRDSFDRGGMRGGPRGRGPMGRGGMGMAGDRGGFSKPGGPRDGMDHETGHQEQDDSENSTIYITGLTENATLPEMADFFKHCGPIRINRRLGQPAINIYTDRETGKPKGDATLSYEEPQCARAAVEHFDGKEFQGRRLKVSMARRKLMPGGMRGGMPMRGGPDRGGMMGRGGERGGFPPRGGPRGGMGWGGPPGANNVQKRAGDWECPNPGCGNQNFSWRTECNQCKAPKPEGMGPPEGGDRGRGGMGRGGRGMDRGPPGMGPGGMRGGWGGDGGFRGRGGMDRGGFRGGRGGPPMDRGGRRGMGPPGKMDGRDHRQERRDRPY, from the exons ATGGCGTCGGCTACAA ATTACAGTGGCTACAATCAGGCCAGTGCCCAGCAAGC GTATGGCTCATATGCTGCAGCTCAGCCTGCTCAGGGATACGGGCAAACTGCACAG cagGGATACACTCAGCCAGACTACAGCTCATACAGCCAGCCGGCTGCTACGGAGTCTGCTTATGGCCAAACTgcaccccctgctggtggctatGCACAGCAGCAGTATGGCGCCTCTTATGGACAATCAGCTACTCCAG CTGCATATGGTGCTGCCCAGTCTGGAAGTCAAGGCTACACCCAGCCTGCTCAGGGCTACGGGGCTAGCGGCTATGCCAACTCTACTGCGACCCCTGCTGCGCAGGCCTCCTATAGCACCCAGCCCGGATACAGCGCTCAGCCTGCCTATTCCGGTTACAGCCAGCAGCCTGCTGCCTCTGCTGCGCAGAG TTACACTGCTACCACCCAGCCCTCCTACTCCCAGGCTGGCTATTCACAGGCACAAGCGGCTTACCAGGGTCAGCAGGCTGGCTATGGAGGCCAGCAGCAAGCCGGATATGGAGCACCCCAGCAGGCTGCATCTGCAGCCTACCCTCCACAGGCCAATGGCTCCTACGGTCAGCCTCAGCCTGGCCAGTACAACCAGCATGGCACCCCTCAGAGCTATGATCAGTATA GTGGGTATAGTCAGGGTGGCGTGAGTGGGGGATACCCTGGCTCTCAGCAGCCACGTGGGGGCTACGGAGGAGCAGGGGACTCTGCCGGCCCAGGCCGGGACTCCTTTGACAGGGGAGGCATGCGTGGAGGGCCACGGGGCCGTGGGCCAATGGGCCGTGGAGGAATGGG CATGGCTGGAGACAGAGGTGGCTTCAGTAAGCCTGGTG GACCCCGGGATGGAATGGATCATGAAACGG GACACCAAGAGCAGGATGACTCTGAGAACAGCACCATCTACATTACCGGACTTACTGAGAACGCAACACTGCCCGAAATGGCTGATTTCTTCAAACACTGCGGACCCATCCGG ATAAACCGTCGCTTGGGCCAACCAGCCATCAACATTTACACAGACCGAGAAACGGGCAAGCCGAAGGGAGACGCCACTCTGTCCTATGAGGAGCCTCAATGCGCCAGAGCTGCTGTGGAGCACTTTGATg GTAAGGAGTTTCAGGGCCGGAGGCTGAAGGTGTCGATGGCTCGCAGGAAGCTCATGCCAGGAGGGATGCGGGGAGGCATGCCCATGAGAGGAGGCCCTGATCGTGGCG GCATGATGGGCAGAGGGGGTGAAAGAGGAGGCTTTCCTCCCCGTGGCGGTCCCAGAGGCGGCATGGGCTGGGGTGGACCACCAGGGGCCAACAATGTGCAGAAAAGAGCAGGAGACTGGGAGTGCCCAAACCC TGGCTGcggaaaccagaatttctccTGGAGGACGGAGTGTAACCAGTGCAAAGCTCCCAAACCAGAGGGCATGGGACCCCCTGAAG GTGGCGACCGTGGCCGTGGTGGTATGGGCCGTGGTGGCCGCGGGATGGACCGTGGACCCCCTGGCATGGGCCCCGGAGGCATGCGAGGAGGCTGGGGTGGAGATGGAGGCttcagagggagaggaggaatGGACAGAGGTGGATTTAGAGGAGGCCGAGGAGGACCCCCTATGGACCGCGGAGGCAGACGGGGAATGGGCCCCCCAGGAAAGATGGATGGGAG GGATCACCGTCAGGAGCGCAGGGACAGGCCTTACTAA
- the LOC140541831 gene encoding claudin-23-like produces the protein MMCTSVGICGIRPLQVSFRCDFIRLELGLFGVERSTMRSPGVVVFGLVLTPCGWLLDLTSMVAPHWRTVHNITGEDPNLILCQGIWHTCSYYGSLSGVVCDGEDEEYFDHRVIETAQRMMVASLVMAVVGLAVATLGVRCWTVRPRWTSVCLGGFVIVCSGLLAIVPVAWYAHLLTDITSPSSEIRLGICIFLGYLGGIMEVLGGFLLFVATWLYGHKGLETGPSPQGEMPWHLWRITLSGVSGGIGNGPNFRDSQEDKM, from the coding sequence ATGATGTGCACTAGTGTGGGAATTTGTGGGATACGCCCTCTCCAGGTTTCGTTCAGGTGCGACTTTATAAGGTTGGAGCTCGGCCTTTTCGGTGTTGAACGATCCACCATGCGTTCTCCGGGCGTAGTAGTGTTCGGCTTGGTCTTGACCCCTTGCGGTTGGCTCCTGGACCTGACCAGCATGGTAGCCCCACACTGGCGCACTGTCCACAATATCACAGGAGAAGATCCCAATCTAATCTTGTGCCAGGGAATATGGCACACTTGCAGCTACTACGGATCGCTGTCTGGTGTCGTTTGTGACGGCGAGGACGAAGAGTACTTCGACCACCGAGTCATAGAGACTGCGCAGAGGATGATGGTCGCTTCCCTGGTTATGGCCGTGGTCGGGCTGGCCGTGGCGACCTTGGGAGTCCGCTGCTGGACTGTTAGGCCGAGGTGGACGAGTGTTTGTCTCGGAGGGTTTGTTATTGTCTGTTCGGGGCTTCTCGCCATCGTGCCCGTGGCGTGGTACGCTCACCTTCTGACCGACATCACTTCCCCCTCTTCGGAAATTCGCCTGGGCATTTGCATTTTTCTGGGTTACCTGGGGGGCATTATGGAAGTTCTTGGAGGGTTCCTCCTGTTTGTCGCAACGTGGCTGTACGGCCACAAAGGTCTTGAAACTGGACCTTCTCCACAAGGGGAAATGCCATGGCACCTTTGGCGGATCACGCTCTCCGGTGTAAGTGGAGGAATCGGCAATGGTCCAAATTTCAGAGATTCGCAAGAGGACAAAATGTAG
- the rhbdd3 gene encoding rhomboid domain-containing protein 3 → MLEHLFSSWFWSGPTRPGLCSGSALTLLLVLLVWLCGIQTSLSLGPGGEFPGFADFIFYAFSHEEITSLLYNLTLLLCLGPSQERRWGTVAFLSLSLLSTVLLPPIYALFLFVTGDEASRVCGYSATQLALFTAHCRQGRQRRVLRCLPLWSLPWLFLLLDLFLLPSAPGLLHFYAICLGLNYSLEFIEILQRIEGLGVCSCLPAWAYVSVAPHTHNTYQLPTFISPAQRPDLYVEPSHMGPVASTSRSQLEDHSLLQPWKHSSVPEWPSQPAIATDAQLLEEQLLRAGILASLQDAPEGTADKVEVPKSSVSSLRLQQLEKMGFPTEKAVVALAATGQLDGAISLLIEDQIGEDAVVVSKGKKSSTT, encoded by the exons ATGCTGGAGCATCTTTTCTCGTCATGGTTTTGGTCTGGACCCACTCGTCCAGGTTTGTGTAGTGGCTCTGCCCTGACCCTGCTGCTGGTTCTCCTGGTTTGGCTATGTGGGATTCAGACAAGCCTCAGTTTAGGACCAGGAGGGGAATTCCCTGGATTTGCTG ACTTCATCTTCTACGCCTTCAGTCATGAGGAGATAACGTCTCTTCTCTACAATCTCACCCTCTTGCTGTGTCTTGGACCATCCCAGGAGAGAAGATGGGGCACCGTGGCGTTCCTCAGCCTCTCCCTGCTCTCAACAGTGCTCCTCCCTCCCATTTATGCCCTCTTCCTCTTCGTGACGGGTGACGAAGCCAGTCGAGTTTGCGGCTATTCGGCCACGCAGCTCGCCCTGTTCACCGCTCATTGTCGGCAGGGCAGGCAGAGACGGGTCCTCCGCTGTCTGCCGCTCTGGTCCCTGCCTTGGCTCTTCCTACTGCTCGACCTGTTCCTGCTGCCCAGCGCTCCGGGCCTGCTGCACTTCTACGCCATTTGTCTGGGCCTCAACT ACAGCTTGGAGTTCATTGAAATACTGCAGAGGATAGAAGGCCTTGGTGTGTGTTCTTGCCTGCCAGCCTGGGCCTACGTTTCTGTTGCCCCCCACACGCATAACACCTACCAGCTGCCGACCTTCATCAGCCCTGCACAGAG ACCTGATCTGTATGTTGAGCCGTCTCATATGGGACCAGTGGCCTCCACCAGCAGGTCCCAGCTGGAAGATCACTCCCTCCTGCAGCCTTGGAAACACTCCAGTGTTCCGGAGTGGCCCTCTCAGCCTGCCATAGCAACAGACGCGCAGCTATTGGAGGAGCAGTTGCTAAGGGCGGGGATTCTGGCATCACTACAGGATGCACCTGAGGGCACGGCAGACAAAGTGGAGGTGCCCAAGTCCTCGGTTTCTTCACTAAG GCTGCAGCAGCTGGAGAAGATGGGCTTCCCGACTGAGAAAGCAGTGGTGGCGCTAGCTGCTACAGGGCAGCTGGATGGGGCCATCTCCCTGCTGATCGAGGACCAGATAGGGGAGGATGCTGTGGTGGTCTCCAAAGGGAAGAAGTCTTCCACCACATAA